In one Mustela lutreola isolate mMusLut2 chromosome 8, mMusLut2.pri, whole genome shotgun sequence genomic region, the following are encoded:
- the SHISA8 gene encoding protein shisa-8, whose protein sequence is MERAGARGLRGGGGGGGRLGLRLALGLALLLARPPSGRAGAPEAQEPPEEPGTAAPAGGDRCRGYYDVMGQWDPPFNCSSGAYSFCCGTCGYRFCCHDGPRRLDQSRCSNYDTPAWVQTGRPPARARDAAAPRDPGRERSHTAVYAVCGVAALLVLAGIGARLGLERAHSPRARRTVTRTLTELLKQPDPQEPLPPPLGPPLGSCVQVQMGDGLPRSSPNHTDKKRPNNVPLGSATPGPPRGPRLQGGGNMTLQPDFAKYATLKAGATLKAGGLKAAEATPQDFYQRFPATDSAPLTLPARVPRPREDLPALLDACPWAPPGYAPPAGLARSGHYKAWVASRQARPAPRGHLAAQASPAPRRPGHVPRRQFSVEKLPEAFNPQPPGLYGSAGRGPRHLSTNSKAEVTV, encoded by the exons ATGGAGCGGGCCGGGGCGCGGGGGctgcggggcggcggcggcggcggcggccggctgGGGCTCCGGCTCGCGCTCGGGCTGGCGCTGCTGCTGGCGCGGCCGCCGTCGGGCCGCGCGGGGGCCCCCGAGGCGCAGGAGCCCCCGGAGGAGCCCGGCACGGCGGCCCCGGCCGGGGGCGACCGCTGCCGCGGCTACTACGACGTGATGGGCCAGTGGGACCCGCCCTTCAACTGCAGCTCCGGCGCCTACAGCTTCTGCTGCGGCACGTGCGGCTACCGCTTCTGCTGCCACGACGGGCCGCGGCGGCTCGACCAGAGCCGCTGCTCCAACTACGACACGCCGGCCTGGGTGCAGACGGGCCGGCCACCCGCGCGTGCCCGCGACGCCGCCGCGCCCCGGGACCCGGGCCGCGAGCGCAGCCACACGGCCGTCTACGCGGTGTGCGGCGTCGCTGCGCTGCTTGTGCTGGCCGGCATCGGGGCGCGCCTGGGCCTGGAGAGGGCGCACAGCCCACGCGCGCGGCGCACGGTGACCAG GACACTCACAGAACTTCTGAAGCAGCCGGACCCCCAGGAGCCACTGCCTCCACCCTTGGGCCCACCTCTGGGCAGCTGTGTCCAGGTGCAGATGGGTGATGGTCTCCCCCGGAGCTCCCCCAACCACACAG ATAAGAAGCGCCCCAACAACGTGCCCCTGGGGTCAGCAACACCGGGACCCCCGCGCGGCCCCAGGCTGCAGGGTGGTGGCAACATGACCTTGCAGCCCGACTTCGCCAAGTATGCCACCCTGAAGGCAGGCGCCACCCTAAAGGCAGGCGGGCTCAAGGCCGCAG AAGCCACCCCACAGGACTTCTACCAGCGTTTTCCCGCGACCGACTCTGCCCCGCTGACCCTCCCGGCGCGGGTCCCGCGGCCGCGCGAGGACTTGCCCGCGCTGCTCGACGCCTGCCCCTGGGCCCCGCCGGGCTATGCGCCCCCCGCCGGCCTTGCCCGGTCGGGCCACTACAAGGCCTGGGTCGCCAGCCGCCAGGCCCGGCCCGCCCCCCGCGGCCACCTGGCGGCTCAGGCCTCCCCCGCACCCCGGCGACCCGGCCATGTGCCCCGGCGCCAGTTCAGCGTGGAGAAGCTCCCCGAGGCCTTCAACCCGCAGCCCCCTGGCCTTTACGGCAGCGCGGGCCGCGGACCCCGGCACCTGAGCACCAACAGCAAAGCCGAGGTCACCGTGTGA
- the TNFRSF13C gene encoding tumor necrosis factor receptor superfamily member 13C isoform X2, with product MGSKRRGARNRRGRDSPAPTQCVQAQCFDPLVRNCVACNLFRTPEPRPAVGASSSPAPGTALQPQESVGPGGAAEAEAALPLPALLFGAPALLGLALALVLVGLLGCRWRRRRLRAGAPPGTPEPQPGETLDHVTILPPGPLDATAPIWPPTREDTANTPPAHSVPVPATELGSTELVTTKTAGPEQQ from the exons ATGGGCAGCAAGAGGAGAGGGGCCAGGAACAGGAGGGGCAGGGACAGCCCGGCCCCCACACAGTGCGTCCAGGCCCAGTGCTTTGACCCTCTGGTCCGAAACTGCGTGGCCTGCAATCTCTTCCGGACGCCAGAACCGAGACCGG CAGTGGGGGCCAGCAGCAGCCCGGCGCCCGGGACGGCGCTGCAGCCGCAGGAGTCGGTGGGCCCGGGGGGCGCGGCGGAAGCCGAGGCGGCGCTGCCGCTGCCCGCGCTGCTCTTCGGCGCCCCCGCGCTGCTGGGCCTGGCGCTGGCCCTGGTCCTGGTGGGCCTGCTGGGCTgccggtggcggcggcggcggctgcgcgCGGGGGCTCCCCCAGGGACTCCGGAGCCGCAACCCGGCG AGACCCTGGACCATGTCACCATCCTCCCCCCCGGACCCCTTGATGCCACCGCTCCCATCTGGCCTCCAACCAGAGAAGACACAGCCAACACCCCACCTGCCCACAGTGTCCCTGTGCCAGCCACAGAGCTGGGTTCCACTGAGCTGGTGACCACCAAGACAGCCGGCCCTGAGCAGCAGTAG
- the TNFRSF13C gene encoding tumor necrosis factor receptor superfamily member 13C isoform X3, translating into MGSKRRGARNRRGRDSPAPTQCVQAQCFDPLVRNCVACNLFRTPEPRPVGASSSPAPGTALQPQESVGPGGAAEAEAALPLPALLFGAPALLGLALALVLVGLLGCRWRRRRLRAGAPPGTPEPQPGETLDHVTILPPGPLDATAPIWPPTREDTANTPPAHSVPVPATELGSTELVTTKTAGPEQQ; encoded by the exons ATGGGCAGCAAGAGGAGAGGGGCCAGGAACAGGAGGGGCAGGGACAGCCCGGCCCCCACACAGTGCGTCCAGGCCCAGTGCTTTGACCCTCTGGTCCGAAACTGCGTGGCCTGCAATCTCTTCCGGACGCCAGAACCGAGACCGG TGGGGGCCAGCAGCAGCCCGGCGCCCGGGACGGCGCTGCAGCCGCAGGAGTCGGTGGGCCCGGGGGGCGCGGCGGAAGCCGAGGCGGCGCTGCCGCTGCCCGCGCTGCTCTTCGGCGCCCCCGCGCTGCTGGGCCTGGCGCTGGCCCTGGTCCTGGTGGGCCTGCTGGGCTgccggtggcggcggcggcggctgcgcgCGGGGGCTCCCCCAGGGACTCCGGAGCCGCAACCCGGCG AGACCCTGGACCATGTCACCATCCTCCCCCCCGGACCCCTTGATGCCACCGCTCCCATCTGGCCTCCAACCAGAGAAGACACAGCCAACACCCCACCTGCCCACAGTGTCCCTGTGCCAGCCACAGAGCTGGGTTCCACTGAGCTGGTGACCACCAAGACAGCCGGCCCTGAGCAGCAGTAG
- the TNFRSF13C gene encoding tumor necrosis factor receptor superfamily member 13C isoform X1 yields the protein MGSKRRGARNRRGRDSPAPTQCVQAQCFDPLVRNCVACNLFRTPEPRPASPPSDPSPPPPSLPSSPCPPSPSLPPAVGASSSPAPGTALQPQESVGPGGAAEAEAALPLPALLFGAPALLGLALALVLVGLLGCRWRRRRLRAGAPPGTPEPQPGETLDHVTILPPGPLDATAPIWPPTREDTANTPPAHSVPVPATELGSTELVTTKTAGPEQQ from the exons ATGGGCAGCAAGAGGAGAGGGGCCAGGAACAGGAGGGGCAGGGACAGCCCGGCCCCCACACAGTGCGTCCAGGCCCAGTGCTTTGACCCTCTGGTCCGAAACTGCGTGGCCTGCAATCTCTTCCGGACGCCAGAACCGAGACCGG CCTCGCCTCCCTCCgacccttcccctcccccgccgtctcttccctcctccccctgccccccctctCCGTCCCTTCCCCCAGCAGTGGGGGCCAGCAGCAGCCCGGCGCCCGGGACGGCGCTGCAGCCGCAGGAGTCGGTGGGCCCGGGGGGCGCGGCGGAAGCCGAGGCGGCGCTGCCGCTGCCCGCGCTGCTCTTCGGCGCCCCCGCGCTGCTGGGCCTGGCGCTGGCCCTGGTCCTGGTGGGCCTGCTGGGCTgccggtggcggcggcggcggctgcgcgCGGGGGCTCCCCCAGGGACTCCGGAGCCGCAACCCGGCG AGACCCTGGACCATGTCACCATCCTCCCCCCCGGACCCCTTGATGCCACCGCTCCCATCTGGCCTCCAACCAGAGAAGACACAGCCAACACCCCACCTGCCCACAGTGTCCCTGTGCCAGCCACAGAGCTGGGTTCCACTGAGCTGGTGACCACCAAGACAGCCGGCCCTGAGCAGCAGTAG